The genomic stretch TATGACGGGAGTGGCTCACCTGTGCCTGCTCGACTCACCAAGTCCATTAGTTCTGGAGAAAATTCTTACATTTGCTGTCGGAATATGTAAagcccactcaatttcaatctATAGTTTATGAGGTCCCCCATTGTGGAACCACTATCATTTAGTGGCTAAGATGGATTAGGCTCAGGCGATTGCGATGTATGCAAATCATTCTCCAGCGATCGCgtctagagaaaaaaaaaaatgatcttttcTAGGGTTCGCAGGAAAGGCTCGATCCTCCATCTCGGGCCACCTGTCCTTAGTAGCGCGTCTTCATCAacatatttcttttatttcacaTCTCGTAATTGACattattgacacctaattttgtacTCTCGTGAGAAAAAAAACAGATCGCGACAACCTAATTACGCCGTGAACAAAGCTCTGGCTAGCTTTTGCTTTAGGTATATGCTACTTCATATGAATGGATTTCCTCACTTCGGGTACGCCAGTGGCACTACATTAACGGGCTCTCGTACCTACATATAGATAGAGTAATTATAACTCAAACCGGATATTTATAACCCCCTATGGTAAGAAAGTCGAAGGTTTAGCTGTATTGTTTGCCCTTTCCCACCTAGGAATGGCCATAGGGAGCGGAGCGGTGTCTCATGGGGCGAATTCTCGACGCAAGGAATGCCTCGGTCGAGCACTAGGCGGGGCACGAGGCGGAACAACATGCAGGGCCGGTATCGGCCTTGTCCAACCCCACAAATCCGTCATGTTTTTAAAACTTATATTTGTTTATTGTGATAATAAACAgttaaagtaaataaaaaaaataagaaatgaaatgtgGAAATGATTTAAGAACCACCTCATTTATGATGTTTTATGGTTAGTATAAATAACtgcgatttttttatttttggtttttttgtttgggtcAAAAAATAACTGCTACTGGAAAGGCTTTATTATTATGTTGTGGGCAAGTTTTCTTTTCGACCCAACCCAAATTAACCTACTTTAACCCATTTCCATGCAGTAGAAATTTAATGACCCATACCAAccccgacccatacccgactcgtatttcttaaacattttcatatttaacgAATTCATAcaatacttgtttcttataatttgattaaaaaaataatattgttaaaacacttttatgcaatacaaatttagtgaattttttaatttctttttttttttttttcctcctaccATCATCGCGATGGCCACCAGTGAGCCTTGAACTCATTGGGATCCGGGCTCTACTCAACAATCGAGATTTGGCCTCCGCTCACCAGTCAAGATTTGGCATGGCAAGCCTCGAGCGAGCTCGAGGTCGCTGGGATTTGGCGAGCTACAAGCTCGTGCTCGTCGAGTTTGGCGAGCCCCTAGCCGCGAGTTCATGCTAGCTGGGATCTGGCGAGCCCCAAGCCTGCAAACCTTGGGCGAGCTCTAGGTTGTCGGGACGTGGCTGGTTGTTAGGTTCTTGCCTGCCGTCGAAGCCCTGTAACGGGcggaggaaggaagaaaaaagaaaaaaaatgaaagaaaagtacctttaaaaaaattaagaaataatagagaaagtaaaataaaatataaaagattcgaactttttttaaaattttcagaaaacttATTTATATCTCACCTAAAATAGTTACCATAGCTAACTCTTTTATGACCTATTTCGAACCCATTGAGTTTCTAAaaaacctatttatgacccgcttttaaaacttaaacaatccatttatgacccatcaTCATTAAATATGAGTCAAATATGAATTCTAGACCCATTTTACCACCTCTAATTTGATCCTAACATCGtcatcaatcaatttatgacTTCACCGGTTGTGTCACATTTCGGAATTCAACTGAAAAGAGCCCTGCTACATATAAATATTTGCCCCTCAAAATCGAGTAAAAACACGATGTTTTGAGTTTGTTCGGCAGATATAACCACCGTcatgaattttgtttttctacTCAGTCAATCACATAAAGCAAAATGTCAATGTGACATAACAAATGCGTTGAACAAAATCGTAGCAAAGTTGAagcaaattaatcaaaatatttaaaatcgcACTAACCATAATGTGTGAGCCGAAGATTAAGATCAATACATAAATATATCTATAAGTCTAAGTGAACATTGATTCAGACTGCCAAGAAGGTTGTTTCGATAACGACCTCGTTTGAAAATTTATCCTTTCGTCAAAAATGATGGACAGACTAATTGAACCTGGGTGTCGATGGTTATTCACCGCTTGACGTAAATAATCCTTTTTTCCACTCATAAGACCTTAGACCGCTCAAAGAAAATTTATCTGTTAAATTGACAAACAACATTATTCTCGCTGACCCACGCATGCATGACGTGGTTGGTTGAGAGCATGTCCATCTTCGTCCACATCAAGGGTTTGAAACTCCTGACCGCGTTTTTTGATTTAAGTGGAGGGCCCTGGCGGTGGGTTGTTGGGCTAGTCTCTCCTGAGGTATAGTCGCGGGCGTAAGCTGTGCGGATCCTcggatacaaaaaaaaaaaaaaaacattattctCGCTGAAGAACGTTGTTCATGTTCAAAGAGTCTAGGACGAGTCGGAGATTAATTGCCACCTTGTCTAGCGGGAGGTCAAAACAGGAGCGCAAGCGATTTCGTCAGCAGTTAATATCAACATAAGCCTTCGTACAAATTCAGTTCTccattttaaaaattaaggTTGCTTTCCGAGTTCGCAAGCAACAGGGAAGTCAATTTTCCACCGATTTGAAAAGTGGGTTGATTTCTGAGTTTGCAATCGCTATGCGACGATGAAAGACAACATTCATAATTGAAAAGAGAAGGAGATAAAATAGAAAGATAAAGACGTTAGCAGTGTCATTTGTCGAGGTAAGTGCACTacgagtgccataatttttgtacggcgttcacttgagtattatgattttttttccgctcacttaagtgtcataattttgaaaaatcgacCACTTAAATGTTATCGATTACGTGGATGCCGAAAAAGCTAACGTAAACGCTGGAAAAGTTGACATGGTACTGGCAAAACgattcttttgaatattttaatatacatatggattttttcataattgttttatttattttgtaatttttttttactttggtttATTGCTCCCTTGGTCGGTGAGGGTCAccgacgaccctcgccggccacgatTGGCAACCCAaggggcgagggccgcctcacCCTAGGCCGGTGGCCCTTGCCCCTAGGCCAACCAGTCATGGTTGGTGGGGGTCGTCGGCCAAGcgaaaaaagcaacaaaaaataaaataaaaagaaaaatatcaaaataaaaaaaagaaaaattttcagaaaattttaaaaaaaaatcgacgtgtagctgaaaaataaataataaattaataaaaagtccACATAGGGTGGTTTGTCGAAAGTggtactcaagtaaacgattttctTCTgatatgatactcaagtgagcgaaaaaaaagttatggcaagtgagcgccgtaaaaagttatggcacttataatGTGCTTATCCCGTCGTTTGTCCGTGTTACCTCGGATTAGAGTATGAGTTGGAGGCATTCCTAGGGCTAAGCATGGTTCAATTCAGACAGCCAAACCAAACTAGATCGGAttgaaatttcaagatcaatCAATTCGGGAAGGCAATTTTAGAAATTCGGTACCTAAATTGAATCCGATTGAAATTTGACAATTTGGTTTGGTCTGATCTTTTTTTCAAACCTACCGAACTGTTTTTCTACGAGTTTTGCTATCATGTTTTCCGAATCATAGttgtacatgcaatttttttcattttgtcgaAACGAACCATTTCATTTATATAACCGAACTAGCATAACAACAACAATTAGCGCCTAAACATGACAGATCCCTGAGGAGGCTTCGAAAGCCAATTGATAGGAAGGTAATCTAGTCCATGTAGACATGGCCACAGGCCGGTTTGGGCCCTTAAACTAGCCCGTGGAATAACTAGAACCGGCTCGTTGATCGGGActggcggttccgaaccgggaCCGGTGGTTCCGAATCAGAACCGGCTCGAGCCCTCACGGGCTGgttacaatttaaaaaaattcagaaccggctagaaaaaaaaaagcgttgGCCCTTTCCCCCTTATGGCCGTTGCAAATATCccccctctccttttttttccttcttaaattttctataaataccattcctcctttttcatttttttctcagaatttctctcaaattctctcaatatgctcaatcccgactcaattctgtcaattttctgaatcgatTTTCCACTCAATTTACTGACAAAaaaggcaagtggaagcggagttGGTGATAGGAAAAAGAGCCTGATGCCGATGGGGATGGGAGAATCTGATTATCCTCAACCTTATGATCAATATAAttctcgtgagtttacatgttgggttgacgatgatgataatatcaactatgttcccaatATCAAGCAcgtcccaatgcaagaaagtcttcatcctcctaccggcgtcgaagaaacgtcgacaacAAAGGAGCTGGAATTTGCAGGCCCGGAAGAGTAtatccaacttatggcaacacttcaaCAAAGTACATGTAAGCGGAGATAAGtacaagataaactgtaaatattgtacgaaatcatacaatttttaTAAAGGTGACGGCTATGGAACATATCGTCAACATCCGACGTAAAAACTTACAATGCAAGCATGGATCGACACCAAGCAACAATAAATTTTTGGGTATgtcaatcctaacacttctcatttatttcgttatagtgataaactttataaaaaaatattagcttAATATGTtaccattgaacatttaccttttactactagtgaaaattttgatttgaattttttgatcaatATTGCATGTACTCCGTAAGCAAAACCTGTttcgagaactactcttaagCGCAAACTTTTTAAGgtttataaaaacaaaaaaaagctttgcaaaacttttttatggatttcaatggacgtgtgcgcataggtagcgacatttggagtgatccttggcaaattcattcttatatgggtatcacatgtcattggataagtgacgattggaacattaaaaaaagaatacttgcatttcgagtgtttgatgaaaggcatatgaccaataatatttatagaataattaggcaagttttagaagaatataatttgattaataaaattttttcaattggttttaatAATGCTGCATCAAATACCACTTCCATttccgatttagaaaatatttgtaaatcctTTTTTGACGGACAATTTTGtcacattagatgtgattgccatgttttaaatttatgtgtacaagatgatttacgaactcttaagacttttctcaccccaataaggagaacaattaaatttttatagagtcgtccccaagttatgaaagaatggggcagattttataaatcacatggataaaaattaaaaatattttcaaaagatgttctgACTCGTTATAATTCTACCTATGAGttgtttaatcaatcttttgcttataaagatttattgtatacgtttatttcgaataatgtttctgaaattaGTTTACTCCCGCAAGATTgagttgtttgcaaaaaaaaaattagattttttgaaagtttttgatgatacaacttatactttatcttgTGTTTATTATTCTACTACGCATTTACTTTTAATAGAGTGTGCTAACATtgctggtattttttatgaatatgaaaaaaagatTCTCAATTAGCTTCGACTATTATaacaatgaaagcaaaatggctgcattattatgcatgcattcctcttatttatttggttgctattattttcaatccacgtactaaattagatggtttgtatgattatatgaattattattattatgattgtttacatttgaatgaaacagtagaTATTAAAGCTATACAAGTATAGGTTAAATACgttatagtagcattatataatgaattttgtaatagatatggtttaaatgatagtggatcttctcaacctagtgcctcacaaaggGAGAAGAGTGATAGACTCAGTAGAGGGTACAATTTGATcattagtaggcaaaaaagacaaaagggagaaacatgtaatattttcaaattagaaaattatttaaccattgcttttgagttccgtgattccgaacacaacataaatttcaaatttctggAGTGGTGGCGGACTCACTCAACCCAATTCCCAGTCCTCGTTCTTATCACAAGACAGATGTTAGAAACCCATTCTTCAACATTTGTAGTTGAaaaagcatttagcgctggaagATTAATTTTCGACAACCGCCGTTCAATATTAAATCTGGATGCTGTGGAGGCTCGAGCTTGTgtccatgattggacaaaggctaaatttcgacaacaagagctGGATCAAGATGActaattcttcaatgatgatagtggagataccacTGCCATGGGTACCACAATGAGTAGCGacaattgacgatgaggtaagttggggttatcaaaagtaaaagaactacatgagctttgattcttctatttcgAAGAAAACATATAGAagcttaataataattcattaagttcaagccccttcccTATCCCTTTTTTGGCCCCCCAAATTTGactacaatgtacaatttgattatattttataattgataattttttaattttttaattttttatttaaaattaaattttaaattcggaaTTGGAAGCGGCCCTTGAGCCTATTGGGAATCTGCGATTCCGAACCGGAATTAGAAGCGGCGGTTCACGGCCCATGGCCATGTTTAAGTCCACGAGTCTTGGTGAACCAATCAGCACACTAGTTTGCTTTACGTGGACCATACGTTAGCGCCACCCCTTGCGGTTTAGACAAGACGACCAAACATGCATCCATAAATAACTTCATGTAAGTTGAGAAGTTCTACATAGGGCTGAGCATGGTTCTAAGATATGTAGGATATGTTTCAAATTATATACATTAGGAAACCTGTTCCGACAAGTAGGTTTTAGATTCCACGTAAGTGGAACCTAGAACCCGTAACAAGGTATATTGTGTTCTTCTTGGGTACATGTCTTCAAGCAATCTTACTGCATTCCATAGCGTCCGATAGTAAGTGTGTAATCTGAAACTACtattctaaattttcatttttggcaaTATTTATAagtgagacttttactttgttaatgtttcttATCTATTCGTATGTCCAAATATGAATTGTCGTTAGtagattgtagcagcaaatggtGGTCATCAAATGTAATGATTCAGAGCAATCGTTCAATTTAGAATACATGTGGAACCTGAGTTGACCATGGAACCCACACCGAAACCGATGACGGGGTAGATTTCAAGTTTCGGGACATATAGGGTGggttccaaatttcaaaaaaatgatgaatctaTTCTGATGGATAGGTTTCAAATGGAGTAAGTACGGAACCTAAAATCGATTACCCCTAATTCTACATGAAAGTTGAGTTGCAACAATGTTGTATAATGCTTGGCTCAGCGTAGTATTACTAGATAATACTAAAATATTCAGACATAAATTTTTGTTGATggtgaaaaatactttcattaataaattatttcaagagaACTATTTATTATCCATGAAACAAACTCAGCATTACTTCAATTCAATTTAGAATCCTTATTTATTTAAGTTAGGTTCCGAGTATTTCAAATCACAAGAtttcaattgatttttctttccaaatcggaccggaccgaaccgtCTTACATTTAGGCATTGCCACCCAACTACGGTACATAAAGTTATAATAAAGGGTCAGTCTTCATCGGACATCAATTCTCGTTCGGTGTTATTAGGATGAACAATTTGACCGTGCGACAGCCTGCTTGATCACTCCAACTTTTGCATATTCCACACGTCTCATCAAGTGATAATGACGATGGACCCCGGAAATTTAAGCGCACAAGTTGCTATCATTAATTGGCTTCCTTTATATTTTTGTCTGGTATACAATCTTCATAAAATTCCGCATATGTAAACTTCAACATCCTTTCCAGCTGACAAGTTATTTATTTGAGCAAGAAGAACCACCAAATCGTCCGGTCCAATCCGATTTCCCAATGCGCCGGTCCAATTTCCGATTCCATGAAATTGAAACCGGTTATTTTCGATACGATTTCCGATTCTAGGAGAACGCCCattatccttttctttcttaaatgtaaacctagtaattcaccgttttttttttaaatcttaaatGCAAATCTAATATTAATTTTAATGTATTAAAATCAAAGTTCATGTTACTCACCCCTAATAATAATACTTCCATTTTATTAGACCGCCTGTGAATCTCACCGGTCTGGTTTTCGATCCCAGAAATTGGGAACCGGTCCTTCTAGTCCGGTTCCCAATACCTAGGtgggaccggatcggaccggatCGGAGCGGACCGGACCGAATATCATCACCCCTAGCTAGGGCGGGCCTCCTATAGTACCATTCAAAGAGATCATCGAGGCTGATtgcccattccttttttttaaaaattcatttacatatatatatatatataattactaAGAGAAATTTCAATGCATCTTTTTAATTCAGTGAATCAAGTAGACCCCCGACATTTATCTTGAGAGGTCACTCACTCTTGTGTACGACCGCAATCCAAATAGTAAATTTCATATATGGAAAACGCATTTGATAATACTCAATAAAATGCTCGACACAACAGACATCTTTAACAAActttcccaaaaaagaaaaaaaaaacattcattaCACAGATAAATGAAAGTCAGTATTGTGTGTCCGGGCCCCGGGGGGACAACCTAGAAGAACAGCGGAAACGAAAGGCCAACAACACATCCTGAGTCCAAATGCCGATGCCTTAGCAAAATTCCACGCGTCTACGTACGGTCACACTATACGGGATCGGCCCGATTCGAAATACCGTTATGCGTCCACAATTATCCACAACGAATTGAAATTTGGCTCAAATGAAGCGAGTCGGTCGCGCGACGGATCTCATCCGATCTCGCGGTCGAAATTAAATTCCGCATAATACCCATTCCGTGGATGTCATCCTATCGTAGGGTCCAAACTGAATTTTTCCGTCCATATAATATCTGGATCGGAAAGTTTGACTTTCCGGGTGAAGAGAGCACCCGGTCGCACTTGTCCTCCGTACGTCAAGCTTTCCCATTTCAATGCCTCGCCGGACCGTACCACGAACGCCGACGTCGCCGCCCCGTTACCGTAAGAATCCACGTCATCGCTTATGACTGCCTGGCCTCCCAAGTCAACCTCCTCTCCGTCGCATAATTCCCACGTGACGGCCTCGCTTGCGTTTAGAGAAGACTGAGGAAAACGACAACCAAAGACTTCCATCtcttgaggggaaaaaaatgtcTGACATGtgaaatctttcaattgaagtaAATGGCTTCCTAAAAAAATGCGAATTTCTAACTTTAGTTCCATCGGTGATTTAccctcccttttttattttttttttaggaacaaGATTCCGCTTTCTAAATATCCAAATAGTTCGATAATTCTTACCGATCAGACAATTACTGTTAGGCGACTTTGACATGTGAATTTTCTTCTAGCCTGCTCATTTCTAATTTTAATTCATACTATCGATTTCTTAAAACTTCCATTTTTTAAGTGTTCAGATGGAGTAAggcttcaattttttaaatattcaatcATTCAATTACTATCATGTGGCATGATATATGGATTTCCTTTAAAAGTTAATTTTACtctaaatatttatttatttttacctaTATATATAATTGGACATCAAAATAATCAATCACACGTCAATGAGGCGTCGGAGGAGTTGGTGAGACGCTTGGGCTAACCGATGAGATACTAGGTTCGACTCTCGACCACGTCTTGGTTGGTGGTATTAGCAAAAACTCCTACTACTCCGGGGAATAATTCATTATACGTGGAAAACCTCGATTatcaaaaacacaaaaaattcaatcacaccacttcgaaaaaaaaaaatcaatttcggagaCCAAACGTGCTATGACTCTTATAAGAACCGCGTTCAATCGCTTGCAAAGAACGCCCTTCACTTGACTCGTCTTTCCTccatcccccctctctctctctctctctctcttttcttctctcgcGAATCTTTCTTCACGGAATTGTCATCTGCGTATCCTCCCCTCCTCCGGAAATGGGTGGTTGTTTCTCTCAACAAGCTAGCGACCCGTCGCGAACGGCCAAAGTCATCTCGGTGGACGGCGAGCTCCACGAGTACCCCGTCCCCGTCTCCGTCTCCCAAGTCCTCCACGCCGAGACCTGCTCGCCCTCCTCTCCTTGCTTCATCTGCAACTCCGATCGGTTATACTACGAGGAGTTCGTCCCCGCCCTCTCCGCCCACGACCACCTCTCGCCCAACCAGATCTACTTCGTCCTCCCCGAGTCCAAGCTCCAGCAGCGGGTCACCGCGTCGGACATGGCGGCCCTCGCCGTCAAGGCCAGCGTCGCCCTCCAGAAGGTGGCGAAGCAAGGCGGTGGCTGCCGCAGGCGGAGGAAGACCCAGATCTCTCCCGTCTTGGAGGTGAGCTTCGACGGGGGAGCTCGCGGCGACGGCGACCTCGGGTACGGGGGCCCAGAGCTCGAGGTCAAGAAGAGCTTTGCTGGCGACGTGAAGACGGACCGCGGGGCTGGCCTTTCGCGATCCGGGTCGGTGAGGAAGGCGCAGAGATTATCTTCGAAGCGAATGAGGCTCGCGGTTCGCTCATTTAGGATGAAGCTGAGCACGATCTACGAAGGCTCTCCGATGTAGAATAGTTTCTGGAGGTGATCGAGGGTCATTATGACTCCATCCCCGTTCGTGTTTGCACGATCTAGATCCCttcttgttatttttccttttacctgTGTTTATTCTTGCTGaagaagagtaaaaaaaaaaaaaagagaagagaagacatGCTTAccatgtaaaaacaaaagaacggaTTGAGTGTGTACTTTCTATGCTTGTGTCGGAGCTTGATGACCCGAAAAGTGTGTTCAGATTATCTGTTTTGTCTAAATCATCAAAGCGACTCTTTCATAGCTGAAAGAATCTTTCCAAGCGGTTGCGATTTTTCAAGGGTCATTATCTCCTACACACGAATTTACATGAAAATCAAGTTATTAGAACACGTGTCGAGCCTTGAATTTCTAGATCTTCCCTGTTCAAGTCGAGGTCGAGCACGAAATTTAACCCTCGGTCGATCAATCTCCACCTGAGCTTCGAGCACCGGATGTGCGAGTCGGGGTCGAGCTCGATTACGCCCTTATTTGCAAAATGGCCAATTTTAAGAAAGCGGATATATTTTTGTCATATATAGCTTTTCGTAGTCCTCTACACAAACCGTCATTTCCATGTATGTAAAAGGTAATTGGCACTATTGGTCAATTCTCAATTCATGTGCAAAATTTCCCGGGGATGATTGCGAGGATGGGAACCCGGTCTAAGCACGTGATTAGGGCGAAGAGAAGCTATTATTCAAAGTGCCCGGGGGATGACAGAGAATGAATCTTCGGAAGATTCCTCTGCTTGAGGTTTGGTCGTGCATGGCCTTCGCAAAGCACGGTGAGACATAAAAAGAAAGGGATCTCTAAGAACCGACATCTACTATTAAAAATGCACTCATTGGCTTCAATGAGATCATAatcttatgttattttttttccattacacATCGAGGGTgttaaaaatattatatatatattaaaaatatttaggatatttCCTCTGACTTTCTATATTAATTTTGATTATGCATATTGGATTTGATTTCCTTAAACAACCATCTATTAAAGCCTAAAATTTCTACGTATCTAAATATACATAATGTTCTCCAATTCAATATTCCACATATTATCTCCTTCAACTTGGTTTAGGCATATTTCGGGGGCACTTGTCTctttttatgtcaattttttcaCGGTGTTACAAGGTTTTGTTTAGCTTTCCGAATGCTTTACCATTTAAGGTTATCTCCGGGGATTTCCAATGTCGCCTTGGGTTAGCGGGGTATTTCATTCGATATTTCCTGTTTTACCATACAGCTTTGGTCATACTTTTACCGAAGACAAACGAAAAGATTTCTCTGTATAGTTGCGCCTGCGACCATGCGCGTTTGCGGATCGACAACGAGTACGTGTTTCGCTATCGGTCACCGCGTCCCCAGGGCATTTGTCTCCGTGCCAAGTTTTATCCAAGTATTATTACCTTTCCCAATAGGCGCATTAAATCATCTAAGACTTCCCAGACTTTCGCTAGGCAAAAATTGACCACGGAATTACGCAGCCAAAGCAAAACTAGCAGCATGAATGCAACCTCGCGTAAAAGTAAAACCCTGGGCAAAATCTTCACGTATCCTTCCGTCCGTATCTACACCCACGATTCTGTCACAGAGAACATCGAGACGTATCGAGATGCCGACGTTTCACACGTGTCGGGCCAGACATCGTCCTCGGCCCGGCCCGGTCCTGCCCGGCCCCACCCCCACTAAGGGAAAGGTCAAAGAACGGTAGCTGACTGCTGACTAGACCGAGCAATTCTCTGCATGGCGCGGTCGCCCCAACACTTCCATGCCAGATATGTTCGTCCATCGGCCGCAGAAAACCGCATGTGAAAGCGGCACAAAGCGGGCCGACGTTTTCTTACTTCGGGCGTCCATGCGGTGCGCAGTTTGCGCGTGCCGTCGCTGAGACCGCGTGCCTCTTACAATGGGCAGTTTCACGGTCGATCCCTGTTTTACTTCGACTCTGAAACTTT from Rhodamnia argentea isolate NSW1041297 chromosome 2, ASM2092103v1, whole genome shotgun sequence encodes the following:
- the LOC115727349 gene encoding uncharacterized protein LOC115727349, which encodes MGGCFSQQASDPSRTAKVISVDGELHEYPVPVSVSQVLHAETCSPSSPCFICNSDRLYYEEFVPALSAHDHLSPNQIYFVLPESKLQQRVTASDMAALAVKASVALQKVAKQGGGCRRRRKTQISPVLEVSFDGGARGDGDLGYGGPELEVKKSFAGDVKTDRGAGLSRSGSVRKAQRLSSKRMRLAVRSFRMKLSTIYEGSPM